A region from the Cryptosporangium arvum DSM 44712 genome encodes:
- a CDS encoding SDR family oxidoreductase encodes MGRCAGKIVVVTGAARGQGAAGAAALAEAGATVIATDVLPPAEPTPPGGVVFRALDVTSPDGWAALAAEVGDVYGRVDGLVSNAGIASRDRLPDVPLDAWHRALDVNATGPLLGIQALAPLMAPGSSRSRSTAA; translated from the coding sequence ATGGGACGCTGCGCCGGAAAGATCGTCGTCGTGACCGGGGCGGCCCGGGGTCAGGGCGCGGCCGGGGCCGCGGCGCTGGCCGAGGCCGGGGCCACGGTGATCGCCACCGACGTCCTGCCCCCGGCTGAGCCCACCCCGCCCGGCGGGGTCGTGTTCCGCGCGCTCGACGTGACCTCGCCGGACGGGTGGGCGGCGCTGGCGGCCGAGGTCGGAGACGTCTACGGGCGGGTCGACGGGCTGGTCAGCAACGCCGGGATCGCGTCCCGCGACCGGCTGCCGGACGTGCCCCTGGACGCCTGGCACCGGGCCCTGGACGTCAACGCCACCGGGCCGCTGCTCGGGATCCAGGCGCTGGCCCCGCTGATGGCGCCGGGCTCGTCGAGATCGCGGTCGACGGCGGCCTGA
- a CDS encoding SDR family NAD(P)-dependent oxidoreductase, with protein sequence MTKRITTPFGATSTAADVVAGLDLHGKRAIVTGGGSGIGVETARALALAGAEVTLAVRRTGPAEDVAADLRRSTGNPAVHVAPLELVDPAAVAAFADAWSGPLHILVNNAGVMAIQELTRTPAGRETQFGTNHLGHFALANALHRALAAANGARIVSVSSSGHLRSPVVFDDLDYRFRDYDPFGAYGQAKTANVLFAVEATRRWADDGIVANALMPGGIHTALQRHVGDAEYIARARERFAAAGVHFKTTEQGAATSVLLAASPLLEGVGGRYFEDCAEAVEITGRTETTIAGVAPYALDPANAERLWEVSAALT encoded by the coding sequence ATGACAAAACGCATCACCACGCCGTTCGGAGCCACCTCGACCGCCGCGGACGTCGTCGCCGGCCTCGATCTGCACGGTAAGCGGGCGATCGTCACCGGGGGCGGCTCGGGGATCGGCGTCGAGACCGCCAGGGCCCTCGCGCTCGCCGGCGCGGAGGTCACGCTCGCGGTACGCCGTACCGGTCCGGCCGAGGACGTCGCCGCCGACCTCCGGCGATCGACCGGCAACCCCGCCGTGCACGTCGCCCCGCTCGAACTCGTCGACCCGGCCGCCGTCGCGGCGTTCGCCGACGCGTGGAGCGGACCGTTGCACATCCTGGTCAACAACGCCGGCGTGATGGCGATCCAGGAACTCACCCGGACCCCGGCCGGGCGCGAGACGCAGTTCGGCACGAACCACCTGGGGCACTTCGCGCTCGCCAACGCGCTGCACCGCGCGCTCGCCGCCGCGAACGGCGCGCGGATCGTGTCGGTGAGTTCGAGCGGTCACCTGCGTTCGCCGGTCGTGTTCGACGACCTGGACTACCGGTTCCGCGACTACGACCCGTTCGGCGCCTACGGCCAGGCCAAGACCGCGAACGTGCTGTTCGCGGTGGAGGCGACGCGGCGCTGGGCCGACGACGGGATCGTCGCGAACGCGCTGATGCCCGGCGGGATCCACACCGCGTTGCAGCGCCACGTCGGGGACGCGGAGTACATCGCGCGGGCACGGGAACGCTTCGCCGCGGCCGGCGTGCACTTCAAGACCACCGAGCAGGGTGCGGCCACGTCCGTGCTGCTCGCGGCCTCACCGCTGCTCGAGGGCGTCGGCGGACGGTACTTCGAGGACTGCGCCGAGGCGGTCGAGATCACCGGACGCACGGAGACGACGATCGCCGGCGTCGCCCCCTACGCGCTGGACCCGGCCAACGCCGAGCGCCTCTGGGAGGTGTCGGCGGCCCTGACCTGA